DNA sequence from the Ruminococcus albus 7 = DSM 20455 genome:
ATGTTATAAATTACACTGTTTCAGAGATAAACAACGATCTGAGAAATGTTAATCCTAGCGCACAGACTGTTACTCTTTCAGAAGCCGATCCCAACAAGGATTATACCGTAGACCTCTATTTTAACAATGAGTATAAATACGGCTCTCTCGTATTACACAAAACTCATACAGACGGCAACACCGATGATCGTACCTTTACTGTAACAGGTAACGGCGAAACTTATACAGTAGTAACTCATGGCAATGAGCCTGCGGCACTTGAACATCTGCGTATGTACGATGATGATAACAACATCATTACATATACAATTCATGAGGAAAATGTTCCGGATAGATATGTTCAGCCCGAAGATCAGGAAGTAACTCTCCTGCTTAATCAGGTCACAGATGTATACATCGTTAACAGCCATGTTCCCGGTACACTCATACTCAAAAAGAGACATGAGGACGGTAAAACAGGTGACCGTAATTTCACAATCACAGGCAGTGATGGCTCCGTCAGAACTGCTGTAACACATGGTAATGAGCCTACAGTTATTTCTGACCTTGATATCTATGATACTGACAGCAACCTCATAACATACACTATCCATGAGGAAAATACACCTGATAGATATGAACAGCCTGCGGATCAGGATGTTACTCTTGAATACAATAAATCCAAGACTGTAACAATCGTCAACAGACTGAAACGCGGTTCAATATCTATCCACAAGCAGAACAGTGAAACACTTGAGCCTGTTGCCGGTGCAAAATATGAAGTGACCTGCAACGAAGATATTTACAGCTCAAATGGCAAGGATATGATTCCTGCCGGCGAGCCCATATACACACTGGAAACCAACGAGGACGGCAACGCAGCAACACCTAAGTCCCTGCCTATCGCTCACACATATACACTCACAGAAGTATACGTGCCGGACGGATATATTTCAGGTGATCCTATCACTATCGAAATGAGTGATGACGGAACACAGCTTGAATACCGTACAACCATAAACGAAAAGCCCACAATCGTAAAGATAAGCAAGAAATCTCTCACAACAAAAGAAGAACTTGAAGGTGCAAAACTCACAGTAACCGATGATAACGGTACAATAATTGATGAATGGACATCTACAACTACTGAACACACTATCATTGGTAAGCTTACAGTCGGCAAGGAATACACTCTGACAGAGGTTCTCGCTCCTGACGGATTCCTCACTGCGGAAAGCATCAAGTTTACTGTAAATGAAGATGGCTCCTCAAATCACATTACGATGTATGATGAGGAAAAATCAGGCAGTATCGAAGTTCACAAAACTACCGAAGGCATGATAAACGTTGAGGGAATAAGCTTTACACTCAGCGGTACATCAGACCACGGCACAGAAGTAAACACACAAGCAATTACTAACTCAGACGGTATTGCAACCTTTGAGAAGATCCCTGTGGGTACATACACCATCACCGAAGATGCTGAATCAGTGCCTTATGCGTACCTTGTGGCTGATGAACAGGAAGTATCTGTTATGTACGCAGAAACAACTATCGCTGAGATTTACAACGATGAAAAGTCGGGAACTGTTGAGGTCCACAAGAATACTAAGAACAAGGGCAATATCGCTGATATCAATTTCGTTCTTGAGGGTACATCTGACAGCGGCAGAGATGTAAAGCTGGAAGCTGTGACCGATAAGGATGGTAAGGCAGTATTTAACAAGGTGCCTGTTGGTACATACACCATCACAGAGGACAAGGAAACAGTACCTACTGCATACCTTGTGGCTGAAAAGCAGGAAGTAAATGTACTGTATGCCGAAACATCTATTGCAGAAGTTTTCAATGATGAAAAGACAGGCAGCATTGAGATCCACAAGACAACCGAGGGTATGATAAACATCGAGGGTATCAAGTTTATCCTTGAGGGTGTATCCGACAGTGGAACAGATGTTCACGTTGAAGCTATTACTGACAAGGACGGTAAAGCTACTTTCAGTAATGTTCCTGTTGGAACATACTCTATCACAGAGGATGAAAAGACTGTACCGACTGCATATATGGTAGCCGAAGAAACCGAGGTTACTGTGCTGTACGCTGAAACAGTAACTAAGGAGATATTCAACGGTGAAAGATCCGGCAGCATCAGTATTCAGAAACAGACTGAGGGAATGAAAGATATCGCCGGAATTAATTTTGTGCTTGAAGGTACATCTGACAGCGGCAGAACTGTGAAGCTTGAAGCTGTGACCGACAAGGACGGTAAAGCTACATTCAATGGTGTGCCGATAGGTACATACACCATAACCGAGGACGGTAAATCTGTGCCTGCGGCTTATTTTGTAGCTGATGCTCAGACAGTAACTGTATTTGAAGCACAGACTTCAAACATTACTTTCGAGAACAAGAAAAAGCCTGATTCTTCAACTCCTTCTACTTCATTAACCACCACAAGCAATCCTTCAACCGGAGTTGCTGCTAACGGTGCGTTTGCTGTAACAGCAATTGCACTCGCTCTCATGATCATTTCAAGAAAGCGTAAGAACAGCTAATCATCGCTTTAAAAAGCACCCCCTTATAAAAGCAGACAGCCGCCCTATACAGGCGGCTTGTTTGCTGAATGTCTACGAACAATTTGTCTATAAACACATTTTCTCTTTATTCATTCGTAGGCATTCAGCAGATAATTTGATCTTCACGATAAATTAATTAGTAAAGTAGGTGATGTAATTATGAAATCATTAAACGATGAAAATAAATTTATTGAAAATGAAATCACAGTAATTGATCCTGAAATTCTTACAGTCAAAGAAAACAATACATTTAAGATTTTAATGTATGGCTTTACCATCGATGAAGAAGAGATACCTCTTTTGTGTGATATAGAAAGTGTAGAACCACGCATACTGGGAGATACAGAAAAACAATATATTTTACTCTTTAGATTTAAAAATCCAGTAAGAAACGATATATATGTACACTACACTGTGAATTTTGTATTTGACGATGACAGAGAGACTTTTATCAAAGCATACAACTACATAAAAGAGCTAATTACCGTAGAACATATCTTACTTGATTTTTATTGCATTAACAAATTTAATCCTTTTTATGAGATCGGTTTTTTTTATGACTGAAAATGAGAAAAAGGCAAATTAAGGTAATCGAAAGGAGTATAA
Encoded proteins:
- a CDS encoding SpaA isopeptide-forming pilin-related protein; translated protein: MFKSKFLKRIGTGIMAAVCAFSFATAEVKPMKAKAASEAVFPNADQIIAQAATLLGGNYSSAGGKGYYNMYDANKTPVAYDVNYTRSAGVDCSGLVYYTMTKLGYSTSGFAWNHPVPVDTTHWLSYTNPTISYKGTTKPLEIEKIRVSTNNHPYWERSNGSTIEPGSIVIGDPTNGSTDHAWIYMGEFDNKAAVKAYLKKIGVNPAYINDKNIHDNGDGGNHWRIEAQSTYGVVINNDTSGKYTGAMRVSSFKLNRNAMFTIQKTEIGTGKIVGISKVDGTSAVYGVYTDKSCKNKVDEIKINKNGLGTLSLPYGTYYVKEIKAPTGYNVSNDVYTLVPNETVIVNEVKTTGSIRINKTAEDGVKNREFMISWFENGAIHRERLNTNTLGVAKIDGLNLYDYDGDVINYTVSEINNDLRNVNPSAQTVTLSEADPNKDYTVDLYFNNEYKYGSLVLHKTHTDGNTDDRTFTVTGNGETYTVVTHGNEPAALEHLRMYDDDNNIITYTIHEENVPDRYVQPEDQEVTLLLNQVTDVYIVNSHVPGTLILKKRHEDGKTGDRNFTITGSDGSVRTAVTHGNEPTVISDLDIYDTDSNLITYTIHEENTPDRYEQPADQDVTLEYNKSKTVTIVNRLKRGSISIHKQNSETLEPVAGAKYEVTCNEDIYSSNGKDMIPAGEPIYTLETNEDGNAATPKSLPIAHTYTLTEVYVPDGYISGDPITIEMSDDGTQLEYRTTINEKPTIVKISKKSLTTKEELEGAKLTVTDDNGTIIDEWTSTTTEHTIIGKLTVGKEYTLTEVLAPDGFLTAESIKFTVNEDGSSNHITMYDEEKSGSIEVHKTTEGMINVEGISFTLSGTSDHGTEVNTQAITNSDGIATFEKIPVGTYTITEDAESVPYAYLVADEQEVSVMYAETTIAEIYNDEKSGTVEVHKNTKNKGNIADINFVLEGTSDSGRDVKLEAVTDKDGKAVFNKVPVGTYTITEDKETVPTAYLVAEKQEVNVLYAETSIAEVFNDEKTGSIEIHKTTEGMINIEGIKFILEGVSDSGTDVHVEAITDKDGKATFSNVPVGTYSITEDEKTVPTAYMVAEETEVTVLYAETVTKEIFNGERSGSISIQKQTEGMKDIAGINFVLEGTSDSGRTVKLEAVTDKDGKATFNGVPIGTYTITEDGKSVPAAYFVADAQTVTVFEAQTSNITFENKKKPDSSTPSTSLTTTSNPSTGVAANGAFAVTAIALALMIISRKRKNS